Proteins encoded together in one Staphylococcus aureus window:
- the fnbB gene encoding fibronectin-binding protein FnbB, with product MKSNLRYGIRKHKLGAASVFLGTMIVVGMGQEKEAAASEQNNTTVEESGSSATESKASETQTTTNNVNTIDETQSYSATSTEQPSQSTQVTTEEAPKTVQAPKVETSRVDLPSEKVADKETTGTQVDIAQPSNVSEIKPRMKRSTDVTAVAEKEVVEETKATGTDVTNKVEVEEGSEIVGHKQDTNVVNPHNAERVTLKYKWKFGEGIKAGDYFDFTLSDNVETHGISTLRKVPEIKSTDGQVMATGEIIGERKVRYTFKEYVQEKKDLTAELSLNLFIDPTTVTQKGNQNVEVKLGETTVSKIFNIQYLGGVRDNWGVTANGRIDTLNKVDGKFSHFAYMKPNNQSLSSVTVTGQVTKGNKPGVNNPTVKVYKHIGSDDLAESVYAKLDDVSKFEDVTDNMSLDFDTNGGYSLNFNNLDQSKNYVIKYEGYYDSNASNLEFQTHLFGYYNYYYTSNLTWKNGVAFYSNNAQGDGKDKLKEPIIEHSTPIELEFKSEPPVEKHELTGTIEESNDSKPIDFEYHTAVEGAEGHAEGTIETEEDSIHVDFEESTHENSKHHADVVEYEEDTNPGGGQVTTESNLVEFDEDSTKGIVTGAVSDHTTIEDTKEYTTESNLIELVDELPEEHGQAQGPIEEITENNHHISHSGLGTENGHGNYGVIEEIEENSHVDIKSELGYEGGQNSGNQSFEEDTEEDKPKYEQGGNIVDIDFDSVPQIHGQNNGNQSFEEDTEKDKPKYEQGGNIIDIDFDSVPHIHGFNKHTEIIEEDTNKDKPNYQFGGHNSVDFEEDTLPQVSGHNEGQQTIEEDTTPPIVPPTPPTPEVPSEPETPTPPTPEVPSEPETPTPPTPEVPTEPGKPIPPAKEEPKKPSKPVEQGKVVTPVIEINEKVKAVVPTKKAQSKKSELPETGGEESTNNGMLFGGLFSILGLALLRRNKKNHKA from the coding sequence GTGAAAAGCAATCTTAGATACGGCATAAGAAAACACAAATTGGGAGCGGCCTCAGTATTCTTAGGAACAATGATCGTTGTTGGAATGGGACAAGAAAAAGAAGCTGCAGCATCGGAACAAAACAATACTACAGTAGAGGAAAGTGGGAGTTCAGCTACTGAAAGTAAAGCAAGCGAAACACAAACAACTACAAATAACGTTAATACAATAGATGAAACACAATCATACAGCGCGACATCAACTGAGCAACCATCACAATCAACACAAGTAACAACAGAAGAAGCACCGAAAACTGTGCAAGCACCAAAAGTAGAAACTTCGCGAGTTGATTTGCCATCGGAAAAAGTTGCTGATAAGGAAACTACAGGAACTCAAGTTGACATAGCTCAACCAAGTAACGTCTCAGAAATTAAACCAAGAATGAAAAGATCAACTGACGTTACAGCAGTTGCAGAGAAAGAAGTAGTGGAAGAAACTAAAGCGACAGGTACAGATGTAACAAATAAAGTGGAAGTAGAAGAAGGTAGTGAAATTGTAGGACATAAACAAGATACGAATGTTGTAAATCCTCATAACGCAGAAAGAGTAACCTTGAAATATAAATGGAAATTTGGAGAAGGAATTAAGGCGGGAGATTATTTTGATTTCACATTAAGCGATAATGTTGAAACTCATGGTATCTCAACACTGCGTAAAGTTCCGGAGATAAAAAGTACAGATGGTCAAGTTATGGCGACAGGAGAAATAATTGGAGAAAGAAAAGTTAGATATACGTTTAAAGAATATGTACAAGAAAAGAAAGATTTAACTGCTGAATTATCTTTAAATCTATTTATTGATCCTACAACAGTGACGCAAAAAGGTAACCAAAATGTTGAAGTTAAATTGGGTGAGACTACGGTTAGCAAAATATTTAATATTCAATATTTAGGTGGAGTTAGAGATAATTGGGGAGTAACAGCTAATGGTCGAATTGATACTTTAAATAAAGTAGATGGGAAATTTAGTCATTTTGCGTACATGAAACCTAACAACCAGTCGTTAAGCTCTGTGACAGTAACTGGTCAAGTAACTAAAGGAAATAAACCAGGGGTTAATAATCCAACAGTTAAGGTATATAAACACATTGGTTCAGACGATTTAGCTGAAAGCGTATATGCAAAGCTTGATGATGTCAGCAAATTTGAAGATGTGACTGATAATATGAGTTTAGATTTTGATACTAATGGTGGTTATTCTTTAAACTTTAATAATTTAGACCAAAGTAAAAATTATGTAATAAAATATGAAGGGTATTATGATTCAAATGCTAGCAACTTAGAATTTCAAACACACCTTTTTGGATATTATAACTATTATTATACAAGTAATTTAACTTGGAAAAATGGCGTTGCATTTTACTCTAATAACGCTCAAGGCGACGGCAAAGATAAACTAAAGGAACCTATTATAGAACATAGTACTCCTATCGAACTTGAATTTAAATCAGAGCCGCCAGTGGAGAAGCATGAATTGACTGGTACAATCGAAGAAAGTAATGATTCTAAGCCAATTGATTTTGAATATCATACAGCTGTTGAAGGTGCAGAAGGTCATGCAGAAGGTACCATTGAAACTGAAGAAGATTCTATTCATGTAGACTTTGAAGAATCGACACATGAAAATTCAAAACATCATGCTGATGTTGTTGAATATGAAGAAGATACAAACCCAGGTGGTGGTCAGGTTACTACTGAGTCTAACCTAGTTGAATTTGACGAAGATTCTACAAAAGGTATTGTAACTGGTGCTGTTAGCGATCATACAACAATTGAAGATACGAAAGAATATACGACTGAAAGTAATCTGATTGAACTAGTAGATGAACTACCTGAAGAACATGGTCAAGCGCAAGGACCAATCGAGGAAATTACTGAAAACAATCATCATATTTCTCATTCTGGTTTAGGAACTGAAAATGGTCACGGTAATTATGGCGTGATTGAAGAAATCGAAGAAAATAGCCACGTGGATATTAAGAGTGAATTAGGTTACGAAGGTGGCCAAAATAGCGGTAATCAGTCATTTGAGGAAGACACAGAAGAAGATAAACCGAAATATGAACAAGGTGGCAATATCGTAGATATCGATTTCGATAGTGTACCTCAAATTCATGGTCAAAATAATGGTAACCAATCATTCGAAGAAGATACAGAGAAAGACAAACCTAAGTATGAACAAGGTGGTAATATCATTGATATCGACTTCGACAGTGTGCCACATATTCACGGATTCAATAAGCACACTGAAATTATTGAAGAAGATACAAATAAAGATAAACCAAATTATCAATTCGGTGGACACAATAGTGTTGACTTTGAAGAAGATACACTTCCACAAGTAAGTGGTCATAATGAAGGTCAACAAACGATTGAAGAAGATACAACACCTCCAATCGTGCCACCAACGCCACCGACACCAGAAGTACCAAGCGAGCCGGAAACACCAACACCACCGACACCAGAAGTACCAAGCGAGCCGGAAACACCAACACCGCCAACGCCAGAGGTACCAACTGAACCTGGTAAACCAATACCACCTGCTAAAGAAGAACCTAAAAAACCTTCTAAACCAGTGGAACAAGGTAAAGTAGTAACACCTGTTATTGAAATCAATGAAAAGGTTAAAGCAGTGGTACCAACTAAAAAAGCACAATCTAAGAAATCTGAACTACCTGAAACAGGTGGAGAAGAATCAACAAACAACGGCATGTTGTTCGGCGGATTATTTAGCATTTTAGGTTTAGCGTTATTACGCAGAAATAAAAAGAATCACAAAGCATAA
- a CDS encoding GntR family transcriptional regulator: MMYGYPEKWLEGMTTGEGIAAELRLGIVNGHIAEGTLLTENQMAKQFNVSRSPIRDAFKLLQQNQLIQLERMGAHVLPFGEQEKKEMYDLRLMLESFAFSRVKNQERLPIVKEMKKQLEMMKVAVKFEDAESFTKHDFEFHETLIKASNHQYLNSFWSHLKPVMMALVLTSMRQRMQQNPQDFERIHHNHQVFIDAVEQYDSQILKEAFHLNFDDVGKDIEGFWLN, encoded by the coding sequence ATGATGTATGGATATCCAGAGAAATGGTTGGAAGGTATGACAACTGGAGAAGGTATCGCGGCAGAATTACGCTTAGGCATTGTGAATGGTCACATAGCTGAAGGTACGTTACTCACTGAAAATCAAATGGCAAAGCAATTTAATGTGAGTCGTTCGCCAATTCGAGATGCATTTAAATTATTGCAACAAAATCAACTCATCCAATTAGAAAGAATGGGTGCACATGTGTTGCCGTTTGGGGAACAAGAAAAGAAAGAAATGTATGATTTGCGACTGATGTTAGAGTCATTTGCATTTTCAAGAGTTAAAAATCAAGAGCGACTACCTATCGTAAAAGAAATGAAGAAACAACTTGAAATGATGAAAGTGGCAGTAAAATTTGAGGATGCAGAATCATTTACGAAGCATGACTTTGAATTTCATGAAACATTAATCAAAGCATCTAATCATCAATATTTAAACTCATTTTGGAGTCATTTAAAACCAGTAATGATGGCACTCGTTTTAACATCCATGCGACAACGTATGCAACAGAACCCGCAAGATTTTGAACGCATACATCATAATCATCAAGTGTTTATTGATGCAGTGGAACAATACGACAGTCAAATTTTGAAAGAAGCGTTTCATTTAAATTTCGACGATGTTGGTAAAGATATTGAAGGATTTTGGTTGAATTAA
- a CDS encoding GTP pyrophosphokinase family protein: MYVDRKPSLYLEDLRHDFKNSLSKFENGDEAFDTLLGFVELDHIYSSALKEISTKLSILDDNFNHIYKHNPIHHMERRVKEMRSLIEKLNRKGLQISAETAKEHILDIAGIRVVCNYLDDIYLIEEMLLKQEDVQLIKRKDYIQHPKENGYRSLHIVVSIPVFLAERVEVLPVEIQIRTIGMDMWASLEHKIRYKNNAETEKYRDLLKECATEITEVEDKLQQIHSEITE, from the coding sequence ATGTATGTAGATCGAAAACCATCACTATATTTAGAGGATTTGCGACATGATTTTAAAAATAGTTTAAGTAAATTTGAAAATGGTGATGAAGCATTTGATACGTTATTAGGTTTCGTAGAGTTAGATCATATTTATTCGTCAGCACTAAAGGAAATAAGCACTAAACTGAGTATTTTAGATGACAATTTCAATCACATTTATAAACACAATCCTATACATCATATGGAGCGACGTGTGAAAGAAATGCGTAGTTTAATAGAAAAGCTTAATCGTAAAGGATTACAGATTAGCGCAGAAACTGCCAAAGAACATATACTGGATATTGCCGGAATTCGCGTAGTATGTAATTACTTAGATGATATTTATTTGATTGAAGAGATGTTGCTTAAACAAGAAGACGTACAATTGATAAAACGTAAAGATTATATTCAGCACCCTAAAGAAAATGGTTACCGCAGTTTACATATCGTTGTATCTATTCCAGTCTTTTTAGCAGAACGCGTTGAGGTATTGCCTGTTGAAATTCAAATTAGAACGATAGGTATGGATATGTGGGCAAGTTTAGAACATAAAATACGTTATAAAAACAATGCAGAGACGGAAAAGTATCGAGATTTACTGAAAGAATGTGCGACAGAGATTACTGAAGTTGAAGATAAATTACAACAAATTCATTCTGAAATAACAGAGTAG
- the gntK gene encoding gluconokinase: MKYMIGVDIGTTSTKSVLYDENGTFIMKHQIGYDLHTPNVDVSEENPDELFDAVLMTIKYVMRESKVNKDDIKFVSFSAQMHSLIAMDQQHQRLTNNITWADNRAAKYATVINEVHDGNAIYQRTGTPIHPMSPLAKIFWMKHEWQDVFQRTAKFADIKTYIFYHLFDTYIIDYSMASATGMFNLETLDWDVEALELLGISKEMLPELVPTTYVMKGMKERYATLMGLNKDTPFVIGASDGVLSNLGVNSVGKGEVAVTIGTSGAIRTVIDKPRTDYKGRIFCYVLTEDHYVIGGPVNNGGVVLRWLRDELLASEVETAKRLGVDPYDVLTQIAKRVKPGADGLIFHPYLAGERAPLWNANARGSFFGLTLSHKKEHMIRAALEGVLYNLYTVYLALIEVMNETPKMIKATGGFAKSEVWRQMMSDIFDTELVVPESYESSCLGACVLGLKAVGDIEDFSIVSSMVGATNNHTPIEENVTVYQEIVSIFINLSRSLTENYEQIADFQRQHIAENKTQ; this comes from the coding sequence ATGAAATATATGATTGGTGTCGACATTGGAACGACGAGTACCAAGTCAGTCTTATATGATGAAAATGGAACTTTTATCATGAAACATCAAATAGGCTATGATTTACACACACCAAACGTTGATGTCTCAGAAGAAAACCCAGATGAATTATTTGATGCAGTACTAATGACTATTAAATATGTTATGAGAGAATCCAAAGTTAATAAAGACGACATTAAGTTTGTGTCATTTAGTGCGCAAATGCATAGCTTGATTGCGATGGATCAGCAACATCAAAGATTAACAAATAATATTACTTGGGCAGATAACCGCGCTGCAAAATATGCAACAGTAATAAATGAAGTGCATGATGGCAATGCGATTTACCAGCGAACAGGCACACCGATTCATCCTATGTCGCCATTAGCGAAGATTTTTTGGATGAAACATGAATGGCAAGATGTATTTCAACGTACTGCTAAGTTTGCAGATATTAAAACATACATTTTCTATCATTTATTTGATACATATATCATTGATTATTCAATGGCTTCCGCAACAGGGATGTTTAATTTAGAAACATTAGATTGGGATGTTGAGGCATTAGAACTGCTGGGTATTTCCAAGGAAATGTTGCCGGAATTAGTTCCAACAACGTATGTGATGAAAGGTATGAAAGAACGTTATGCAACATTAATGGGGCTTAATAAAGATACACCGTTTGTTATTGGTGCGAGTGATGGGGTCCTTTCTAATTTAGGTGTCAATAGTGTTGGTAAAGGAGAAGTTGCTGTCACAATCGGTACATCTGGGGCGATTCGTACTGTGATAGATAAACCGCGTACTGATTACAAAGGTAGAATATTTTGTTATGTCTTAACAGAGGACCACTACGTCATCGGAGGTCCTGTAAATAATGGTGGTGTCGTATTGAGATGGTTGCGCGACGAGTTGCTAGCGAGTGAAGTCGAAACTGCGAAACGTCTCGGTGTTGATCCTTATGATGTCTTAACTCAAATTGCAAAGCGTGTTAAACCAGGTGCAGATGGTTTAATATTCCATCCCTATTTAGCAGGAGAACGTGCGCCGCTTTGGAACGCAAATGCAAGAGGTTCATTCTTCGGTTTAACTTTATCTCATAAAAAAGAACATATGATTCGCGCTGCATTAGAAGGTGTTCTTTACAATTTGTATACCGTCTATCTTGCGCTTATTGAAGTAATGAATGAAACACCTAAGATGATAAAAGCAACAGGTGGTTTTGCGAAAAGTGAAGTATGGCGTCAAATGATGTCAGATATATTTGACACAGAGTTAGTGGTTCCTGAAAGTTATGAAAGTTCATGCTTAGGTGCCTGCGTGCTCGGACTTAAAGCTGTAGGTGACATTGAAGATTTTTCAATCGTTTCATCGATGGTCGGTGCCACAAACAATCATACGCCGATTGAAGAAAATGTCACTGTTTACCAAGAGATCGTATCCATTTTTATCAATTTAAGTCGTTCTTTAACAGAGAATTATGAACAAATTGCAGATTTTCAACGCCAACATATCGCTGAAAATAAAACACAATAA
- a CDS encoding gluconate:H+ symporter — protein sequence MFNEIWPLISVVLGIVILLVLIIGFKLNTFISLIITSMITALMLGIPLTKIMETIEKGMGSTLGHIALIFGLGAILGKLLADGGGATRIADTLIQKFGQKHVQWAMLVAAFIVGIALFFEVGLVLLIPLVFTVAKRANVSVLKLGLPMVTALSVTHGFLPPHPGPVVIAKELKANVGDVLLYGMIIAIPVTLIAGPIFNKVAQKMIPSAYTREGDISALGAQKEFTDQEMPGFGMSLLTATLPVILMLVSTITQLVTGHDKPTNLFESIIYMIGTAGTAMLIAVLFAIVTMGLMRKRKMNHIMESVTNAIYPIGMMLLIIGGGGTFKQVLIDGGVGNTIAKMFEGTEMSPILLAWIVAAVLRIALGSATVAAISTTGIVLPLLQSSDVNVALVVLAIGAGSVILSHVNDAGFWMFKEYFGLTVKETFLTWSLLETIISVSGIIFILFISLFV from the coding sequence ATGTTTAACGAAATATGGCCGTTAATCAGTGTTGTTTTAGGTATCGTTATTTTATTAGTATTAATTATTGGGTTTAAATTAAATACATTTATTTCATTAATTATCACATCGATGATTACAGCGTTAATGCTAGGTATACCATTGACTAAAATTATGGAGACGATTGAGAAAGGAATGGGCAGTACGCTCGGCCACATTGCACTGATATTCGGTTTAGGTGCCATACTTGGGAAATTGCTTGCTGATGGTGGTGGTGCAACTCGAATCGCAGACACGTTGATTCAAAAATTTGGTCAAAAACATGTACAATGGGCAATGCTTGTTGCAGCATTTATCGTCGGTATTGCATTGTTCTTTGAAGTAGGTTTAGTCTTACTGATTCCATTAGTATTTACAGTAGCAAAACGCGCAAATGTTTCAGTGTTAAAACTAGGACTACCTATGGTAACAGCTTTATCAGTGACACATGGCTTTTTACCACCACATCCAGGACCGGTAGTCATCGCAAAAGAATTAAAGGCAAATGTTGGAGATGTATTACTGTATGGTATGATTATTGCCATTCCAGTTACACTCATTGCAGGGCCTATATTTAACAAAGTTGCACAAAAAATGATTCCGTCTGCGTATACACGAGAAGGCGATATTTCAGCGTTAGGTGCACAAAAAGAATTTACGGATCAAGAGATGCCAGGATTTGGTATGAGTTTATTAACAGCAACATTACCAGTCATATTAATGTTAGTGTCTACGATAACGCAACTTGTAACTGGGCATGACAAACCTACAAATCTATTTGAATCTATCATTTATATGATAGGAACAGCAGGGACAGCCATGCTAATAGCAGTATTATTTGCAATCGTTACGATGGGATTAATGAGAAAGCGTAAGATGAATCATATTATGGAATCAGTGACGAATGCGATTTATCCAATCGGAATGATGTTATTGATTATTGGCGGTGGCGGTACATTTAAACAAGTATTAATTGACGGCGGTGTCGGAAATACAATTGCTAAAATGTTTGAAGGTACAGAGATGTCTCCGATTTTACTAGCATGGATTGTTGCAGCTGTGCTACGTATCGCATTAGGTTCGGCTACAGTAGCTGCGATTTCAACTACAGGTATTGTCTTACCATTATTACAATCATCAGATGTAAATGTTGCATTAGTTGTACTTGCGATAGGTGCAGGTAGTGTGATTTTGTCTCATGTAAATGACGCAGGATTTTGGATGTTTAAAGAATATTTTGGTTTAACTGTAAAAGAAACATTCTTAACATGGTCATTATTAGAAACGATTATTTCCGTTTCAGGTATCATCTTCATTTTATTCATTAGCTTATTTGTTTAA
- the fnbA gene encoding fibronectin-binding protein FnbA, with protein sequence MKNNLRYGIRKHKLGAASVFLGTMIVVGMGQDKEAAASEQKTTTVEENGNSATDNKTSETQTTATNVNHIEETQSYNATVTEQPSNATQVTTEEAPKAVQAPQTAQPANIETVKEEVVKEEAKPQVKETTQSQDNSGDQRQVDLTPKKATQNQVAETQVEVAQPRTASESKPRVTRSADVAEAKEASNAKVETGTDVTSKVTVEIGSIEGHNNTNKVEPHAGQRAVLKYKLKFENGLHQGDYFDFTLSNNVNTHGVSTARKVPEIKNGSVVMATGEVLEGGKIRYTFTNDIEDKVDVTAELEINLFIDPKTVQTNGNQTITSTLNEEQTSKELDVKYKDGIGNYYANLNGSIETFNKANNRFSHVAFIKPNNGKTTSVTVTGTLMKGSNQNGNQPKVRIFEYLGNNEDIAKSVYANTTDTSKFKEVTSNMSGNLNLQNNGSYSLNIENLDKTYVVHYDGEYLNGTDEVDFRTQMVGHPEQLYKYYYDRGYTLTWDNGLVLYSNKANGNEKNGPIIQNNKFEYKEDTIKETLTGQYDKNLVTTVEEEYDSSTLDIDYHTAIDGGGGYVDGYIETIEETDSSAIDIDYHTAVDSEAGHVGGYTESSEESNPIDFEESTHENSKHHADVVEYEEDTNPGGGQVTTESNLVEFDEESTKGIVTGAVSDHTTVEDTKEYTTESNLIELVDELPEEHGQAQGPVEEITENNHHISHSGLGTENGHGNYDVIEEIEENSHVDIKSELGYEGGQNSGNQSFEEDTEEDKPKYEQGGNIVDIDFDSVPQIHGQNKGNQSFEEDTEKDKPKYEHGGNIIDIDFDSVPHIHGFNKHTEIIEEDTNKDKPSYQFGGHNSVDFEEDTLPKVSGQNEGQQTIEEDTTPPIVPPTPPTPEVPSEPETPTPPTPEVPSEPETPTPPTPEVPSEPETPTPPTPEVPAEPGKPVPPAKEEPKKPSKPVEQGKVVTPVIEINEKVKAVAPTKKPQSKKSELPETGGEESTNKGMLFGGLFSILGLALLRRNKKNHKA encoded by the coding sequence GTGAAAAACAATCTTAGGTACGGCATTAGAAAACATAAATTGGGAGCAGCATCAGTATTCTTAGGAACAATGATCGTTGTTGGGATGGGACAAGACAAAGAAGCTGCAGCATCAGAACAAAAGACAACTACAGTAGAAGAAAATGGGAATTCAGCTACTGATAATAAAACAAGTGAAACACAAACAACTGCAACTAACGTTAATCATATAGAAGAAACTCAATCATATAACGCAACAGTAACAGAACAACCGTCAAACGCAACACAAGTAACAACTGAAGAAGCACCAAAAGCAGTACAAGCACCACAAACTGCACAACCAGCAAATATAGAAACAGTTAAAGAAGAGGTAGTTAAGGAAGAAGCGAAACCTCAAGTTAAGGAAACAACACAATCTCAAGACAATAGCGGAGATCAAAGACAAGTAGATTTAACACCTAAAAAGGCTACACAAAATCAAGTCGCAGAAACACAAGTTGAAGTGGCACAGCCAAGAACGGCATCAGAAAGTAAGCCACGTGTGACAAGATCAGCAGATGTAGCGGAAGCTAAGGAAGCTAGTAACGCGAAAGTGGAAACGGGTACAGATGTAACAAGTAAAGTTACAGTAGAAATTGGTTCTATTGAGGGGCATAACAATACAAATAAAGTAGAACCTCATGCAGGACAACGAGCGGTACTAAAATATAAGTTGAAATTTGAGAATGGTTTACATCAAGGTGACTACTTTGACTTTACTTTATCAAATAATGTAAATACGCATGGCGTATCAACTGCTAGAAAAGTACCAGAAATTAAAAATGGTTCAGTCGTAATGGCGACAGGTGAAGTTTTAGAAGGTGGAAAGATTAGATATACATTTACAAATGATATTGAAGATAAGGTTGATGTAACGGCTGAACTAGAAATTAATTTATTTATTGATCCTAAAACTGTACAAACTAATGGAAATCAAACTATAACTTCAACACTAAATGAAGAACAAACTTCAAAGGAATTAGATGTTAAATATAAAGATGGTATTGGGAATTATTATGCCAATTTAAATGGATCGATTGAGACATTTAATAAAGCGAATAATAGATTTTCGCATGTTGCATTTATTAAACCTAATAATGGTAAAACGACAAGTGTGACTGTTACTGGAACTTTAATGAAAGGTAGTAATCAGAATGGAAATCAACCAAAAGTTAGGATATTTGAATACTTGGGTAATAATGAAGACATAGCGAAGAGTGTATATGCAAATACGACAGATACTTCTAAATTTAAAGAAGTCACAAGTAATATGAGTGGGAATTTGAATTTACAAAATAATGGAAGCTATTCATTGAATATAGAAAATCTAGATAAAACTTATGTTGTTCACTATGATGGAGAGTATTTAAATGGTACTGATGAAGTTGATTTTAGAACACAAATGGTAGGACATCCAGAGCAACTTTATAAGTATTATTATGATAGAGGATATACCTTAACTTGGGATAATGGTTTAGTTTTATACAGTAATAAAGCGAACGGAAATGAGAAAAATGGTCCGATTATTCAAAATAATAAATTTGAATATAAAGAAGATACAATTAAAGAAACTCTTACAGGTCAATATGATAAGAATTTAGTAACTACTGTTGAAGAGGAATATGATTCATCAACTCTTGACATTGATTACCACACAGCTATAGATGGTGGAGGTGGATATGTTGATGGATACATTGAAACAATAGAAGAAACGGATTCATCAGCTATTGATATCGATTACCATACTGCTGTGGATAGCGAAGCAGGTCACGTTGGAGGATACACTGAGTCCTCTGAGGAATCAAATCCAATTGACTTTGAAGAATCTACACATGAAAATTCAAAACATCACGCTGATGTTGTTGAATATGAAGAAGATACAAACCCAGGTGGTGGTCAGGTTACTACTGAGTCTAACTTAGTTGAATTTGACGAAGAGTCTACAAAAGGTATTGTAACTGGCGCAGTGAGCGATCATACAACAGTTGAAGATACGAAAGAATATACAACTGAAAGTAATCTGATTGAATTAGTGGATGAATTACCTGAAGAGCATGGTCAAGCACAAGGACCAGTCGAGGAAATTACTGAAAACAATCATCATATTTCTCATTCTGGTTTAGGAACTGAAAATGGTCACGGGAATTATGACGTGATTGAAGAAATCGAAGAAAATAGCCACGTTGATATTAAGAGTGAATTAGGTTATGAAGGTGGCCAAAATAGCGGTAACCAGTCATTCGAGGAAGACACAGAAGAAGACAAACCTAAATATGAACAAGGTGGCAATATCGTAGATATCGATTTTGATAGTGTACCTCAAATTCATGGTCAAAATAAAGGTAATCAGTCATTCGAGGAAGATACAGAAAAAGACAAACCTAAGTATGAACATGGCGGTAACATCATTGATATCGACTTCGACAGTGTGCCACATATTCACGGATTCAATAAGCACACTGAAATTATTGAAGAAGATACAAATAAAGATAAACCAAGTTATCAATTCGGTGGACACAATAGTGTTGACTTTGAAGAAGATACACTTCCAAAAGTAAGCGGCCAAAATGAAGGTCAACAAACGATTGAAGAAGATACAACACCTCCAATCGTGCCACCAACGCCACCGACACCAGAAGTACCAAGTGAGCCGGAAACACCAACGCCACCAACACCAGAAGTACCAAGTGAGCCGGAAACACCAACACCACCGACACCAGAAGTGCCGAGTGAGCCAGAAACTCCAACACCGCCAACACCAGAGGTACCAGCTGAACCTGGTAAACCAGTACCACCTGCCAAAGAAGAACCTAAAAAGCCTTCTAAACCAGTGGAACAAGGTAAAGTAGTAACACCTGTTATTGAAATCAATGAAAAGGTTAAAGCAGTGGCACCAACTAAAAAACCACAATCTAAGAAATCTGAACTACCTGAAACAGGTGGAGAAGAATCAACAAACAAAGGTATGTTGTTCGGCGGATTATTCAGCATTCTAGGTTTAGCATTATTACGCAGAAATAAAAAGAATCACAAAGCATAA
- a CDS encoding MerR family transcriptional regulator — protein MSNYSTGELAKLCNVTTRTIQYYDRKGILKPQGFTEGKRRVYTEQQRQTLELILLLKDLGCALSDIDMLLKGEGTLKTLNTLLTMKQQEINQQVKQQQAVLNKIKNVQYYVNEASTSPITHLKDIEHVMSKSAEMKSIRRNIWISAGIIGIIQYSSIISAILMKNKWPFLIALPFMIGYGIGVTFYYQQKVAYLCPNCQHIFSPSLWAVIKAKHTATTRRFECPNCHETHYCIEVPKAHMSTEQLEISHIQHNN, from the coding sequence ATGTCTAACTATTCGACTGGAGAACTCGCAAAATTATGCAATGTGACAACACGAACGATTCAATATTATGATCGCAAAGGTATTTTGAAACCACAAGGATTTACAGAAGGAAAGCGTCGTGTGTATACAGAACAACAGCGACAAACATTAGAGTTAATCTTATTGCTTAAAGATTTAGGTTGTGCGTTAAGCGATATAGATATGTTGCTAAAAGGTGAAGGTACTTTGAAGACGCTCAATACTTTACTAACTATGAAACAACAAGAAATTAACCAACAAGTTAAACAGCAACAAGCGGTATTAAACAAAATTAAAAATGTTCAATATTACGTAAATGAAGCGTCGACGTCTCCAATCACACACTTAAAAGACATAGAGCATGTCATGAGTAAATCAGCTGAAATGAAAAGTATTCGTCGTAACATTTGGATTAGTGCTGGTATTATAGGAATAATTCAATATTCTAGCATTATAAGTGCAATTTTGATGAAAAATAAATGGCCGTTTTTAATTGCTTTACCATTTATGATTGGTTATGGCATTGGTGTTACTTTTTATTACCAACAAAAGGTTGCCTATTTATGTCCTAACTGCCAGCATATATTCTCACCATCTTTGTGGGCAGTTATCAAAGCGAAACATACAGCGACAACACGTCGATTCGAATGTCCAAACTGTCATGAAACGCATTATTGCATTGAAGTACCTAAAGCGCATATGAGTACAGAACAATTAGAAATATCCCACATACAACATAACAATTAA